Proteins encoded together in one Festucalex cinctus isolate MCC-2025b chromosome 8, RoL_Fcin_1.0, whole genome shotgun sequence window:
- the mybl2b gene encoding v-myb avian myeloblastosis viral oncogene homolog-like 2b isoform X2 produces MSWWPRGEEGEDNQHPDTDSDVAEPRDGGKVKVKWTQEEDDKIKALVQKLGQDDWKNVASHIPNRTEHQCQHRWLKVLDPELVKGPWTKEEDDKVIELVKLYGNKQWAAVAKHLKGRLGKQCRERWHNHLNPCVKKSSWTAEEDLIIYKAHCILGNRWAEIAKLLPGRTDNAVKNHWNSTIKRKLEMGFYSREDLTPSELEELLAQVKDIQMPSCSQDHADLDSEHETNTADLDGWCNLSAFDLPEESPSPERHRFRLEGSTLQELSKGSKGELIPISPGGVTPPAILSHRSRRRLSPDANGVMTPKSTPVKILPFSPSQFLNMWMKQDTHDLENPSLTSTPVCSQKAIVTTPLQRDKTPVTLKENSAFVTPNHKSELGLPRTPTPFKNALEKYGALQPLPQTPNLEDDINEVIFRDVGIDLAGERPAFPEPRRKAAHRPPMKKVRKSLALDDCQVMPKSKRKSKTEAKICIKEEPSTVNISSSFRRKNHENILDQGFLLGPSDSAIFPAVVPPIPMSKEWEAVACGQTKDQLIMTEKARRFLRAFKSHAPNRALVLS; encoded by the exons atgtcctgGTGGCCGCGCGG tGAGGAGGGGGAGGACAACCAGCATCCTGACACTGATTCCGACGTGGCAGAGCCGAGAGATGGTGGCAAAGTGAAAGTCAAGTGGACGCAAGAGGAG gatgacaaaataaaggcACTGGTTCAAAAACTGGGGCAGGATGATTGGAAAAACGTAGCCAGCCACATACCA AATCGCACTGAACACCAATGCCAGCACCGATGGTTGAAGGTTTTGGATCCCGAACTAGTCAAAGGCCCTTGGACGAAAGAAGAAGACGACAAG GTCATTGAGCTCGTAAAGCTCTACGGCAACAAACAATGGGCCGCGGTGGCCAAGCACCTGAAGGGAAGGCTCGGGAAGCAGTGTCGAGAGCGTTGGCACAACCATCTCAACCCCTGCGTGAAGAAGTCCTCGTGGACGGCCGAGGAGGACCTCATCATCTATAAGGCTCACTGCATCCTTGGAAATCGCTGGGCGGAGATTGCAAAGCTATTGCCGGGaag GACTGACAACGCAGTGAAGAATCACTGGAACTCAACCATTAAGCGCAAATTAGAAATGGGCTTCTACTCAAGAGAGGATCTGACGCCGAGTGAGCTTGAAGAGCTGCTAGCCCAAGTGAAAGATATacag atgcccagttgttctcaagATCATGCTGACCTGGATTCAGAGCACGAAACAAACACCGCA GACCTGGACGGCTGGTGTAACCTCTCGGCGTTCGACTTGCCCGAAGAGAGCCCGAGCCCGGAACGCCACCGGTTCCGTCTGGAGGGCAGCACCCTGCAGGAGTTGAGCAAAGGCAGCAAGGGAGAACTCATCCCGATCTCGCCTGGCGGGGTCACGCCCCCGGCCATACTGAGCCATCGAAGCCGGAGACGCCTGTCGCCCGACGCAAACGGCGTCATGACGCCGAAGAGCACGCCGGTCAAGATATTGCCCTTTTCGCCCTCCCAA TTCCTCAACATGTGGATGAAGCAGGACACTCATGACCTGGAGAACCCGTCGCTCACGTCCACCCCGGTGTGCAGCCAGAAAGCCATCGTGACCACACCTCTCCAGAGGGACAAGACCCCCGTCACGCTGAAGGAAAACTCCGC GTTTGTTACACCCAACCACAAGTCCGAGCTCGGCCTGCCGCGCACTCCGACACCGTTCAAAAACGCCCTGGAGAAATACGGAGCTCTGCAACCTCTG CCTCAGACTCCGAACCTTGAGGACGACATTAACGAAGTGATCTTCCGAGATGTGGGGATTGACTTGGCGGGTGAACGGCCGGCTTTTCCCGAGCCAAGACGCAAAGCGGCG CATCGCCCTCCTATGAAGAAAGTCCGCAAGTCGTTGGCACTCGACGACTGCCAAGTGATGCCCAAGTCCAAACGCAAATCGAAAACTGAAGCCAAAATTTGCATCAAG GAAGAACCTTCAACAGTTAATATCAGCTCTTCATTTCGTCgtaaaaatcatgaaaatattttggatcaggGATTCCTTCTCGGGCCAAGCGACAGCGCTATATTTCCCGCTGTAGTGCCCCCAATTCCG ATGTCCAAAGAATGGGAGGCAGTTGCATGCGGGCAAACGAAAGATCAGCTCATCATGACGGAGAAAGCGAGGCGCTTCCTGCGCGCCTTCAAATCACACGCCCCGAACAGAGCTCTGGTGTTGTCCTGA
- the mybl2b gene encoding v-myb avian myeloblastosis viral oncogene homolog-like 2b isoform X1 — protein MSWWPRGEEGEDNQHPDTDSDVAEPRDGGKVKVKWTQEEDDKIKALVQKLGQDDWKNVASHIPNRTEHQCQHRWLKVLDPELVKGPWTKEEDDKVIELVKLYGNKQWAAVAKHLKGRLGKQCRERWHNHLNPCVKKSSWTAEEDLIIYKAHCILGNRWAEIAKLLPGRTDNAVKNHWNSTIKRKLEMGFYSREDLTPSELEELLAQVKDIQMPSCSQDHADLDSEHETNTAEMSDLGGVHGADEAGPTRVVPSPKDVSSLSEGDSTLEMNPTHWVVDDSGFLSPTGPSLREVLDMVDGDLDGWCNLSAFDLPEESPSPERHRFRLEGSTLQELSKGSKGELIPISPGGVTPPAILSHRSRRRLSPDANGVMTPKSTPVKILPFSPSQFLNMWMKQDTHDLENPSLTSTPVCSQKAIVTTPLQRDKTPVTLKENSAFVTPNHKSELGLPRTPTPFKNALEKYGALQPLPQTPNLEDDINEVIFRDVGIDLAGERPAFPEPRRKAAHRPPMKKVRKSLALDDCQVMPKSKRKSKTEAKICIKEEPSTVNISSSFRRKNHENILDQGFLLGPSDSAIFPAVVPPIPMSKEWEAVACGQTKDQLIMTEKARRFLRAFKSHAPNRALVLS, from the exons atgtcctgGTGGCCGCGCGG tGAGGAGGGGGAGGACAACCAGCATCCTGACACTGATTCCGACGTGGCAGAGCCGAGAGATGGTGGCAAAGTGAAAGTCAAGTGGACGCAAGAGGAG gatgacaaaataaaggcACTGGTTCAAAAACTGGGGCAGGATGATTGGAAAAACGTAGCCAGCCACATACCA AATCGCACTGAACACCAATGCCAGCACCGATGGTTGAAGGTTTTGGATCCCGAACTAGTCAAAGGCCCTTGGACGAAAGAAGAAGACGACAAG GTCATTGAGCTCGTAAAGCTCTACGGCAACAAACAATGGGCCGCGGTGGCCAAGCACCTGAAGGGAAGGCTCGGGAAGCAGTGTCGAGAGCGTTGGCACAACCATCTCAACCCCTGCGTGAAGAAGTCCTCGTGGACGGCCGAGGAGGACCTCATCATCTATAAGGCTCACTGCATCCTTGGAAATCGCTGGGCGGAGATTGCAAAGCTATTGCCGGGaag GACTGACAACGCAGTGAAGAATCACTGGAACTCAACCATTAAGCGCAAATTAGAAATGGGCTTCTACTCAAGAGAGGATCTGACGCCGAGTGAGCTTGAAGAGCTGCTAGCCCAAGTGAAAGATATacag atgcccagttgttctcaagATCATGCTGACCTGGATTCAGAGCACGAAACAAACACCGCA GAAATGTCAGACTTGGGCGGTGTTCACGGTGCGGACGAGGCCGGTCCTACCCGGGTCGTGCCCTCCCCAAAGGACGTTTCAAGCCTGTCAGAAGGAGACAGCACATTAGAGATGAATCCGACGCACTGGGTTGTGGACGACTCCGGCTTTCTTTCCCCCACGGGGCCATCATTGCGGGAGGTCCTGGACATGGTGGATGGG GACCTGGACGGCTGGTGTAACCTCTCGGCGTTCGACTTGCCCGAAGAGAGCCCGAGCCCGGAACGCCACCGGTTCCGTCTGGAGGGCAGCACCCTGCAGGAGTTGAGCAAAGGCAGCAAGGGAGAACTCATCCCGATCTCGCCTGGCGGGGTCACGCCCCCGGCCATACTGAGCCATCGAAGCCGGAGACGCCTGTCGCCCGACGCAAACGGCGTCATGACGCCGAAGAGCACGCCGGTCAAGATATTGCCCTTTTCGCCCTCCCAA TTCCTCAACATGTGGATGAAGCAGGACACTCATGACCTGGAGAACCCGTCGCTCACGTCCACCCCGGTGTGCAGCCAGAAAGCCATCGTGACCACACCTCTCCAGAGGGACAAGACCCCCGTCACGCTGAAGGAAAACTCCGC GTTTGTTACACCCAACCACAAGTCCGAGCTCGGCCTGCCGCGCACTCCGACACCGTTCAAAAACGCCCTGGAGAAATACGGAGCTCTGCAACCTCTG CCTCAGACTCCGAACCTTGAGGACGACATTAACGAAGTGATCTTCCGAGATGTGGGGATTGACTTGGCGGGTGAACGGCCGGCTTTTCCCGAGCCAAGACGCAAAGCGGCG CATCGCCCTCCTATGAAGAAAGTCCGCAAGTCGTTGGCACTCGACGACTGCCAAGTGATGCCCAAGTCCAAACGCAAATCGAAAACTGAAGCCAAAATTTGCATCAAG GAAGAACCTTCAACAGTTAATATCAGCTCTTCATTTCGTCgtaaaaatcatgaaaatattttggatcaggGATTCCTTCTCGGGCCAAGCGACAGCGCTATATTTCCCGCTGTAGTGCCCCCAATTCCG ATGTCCAAAGAATGGGAGGCAGTTGCATGCGGGCAAACGAAAGATCAGCTCATCATGACGGAGAAAGCGAGGCGCTTCCTGCGCGCCTTCAAATCACACGCCCCGAACAGAGCTCTGGTGTTGTCCTGA
- the rpn2 gene encoding dolichyl-diphosphooligosaccharide--protein glycosyltransferase subunit 2 isoform X3 has translation MAITLALQTATRLSQQAELGGILEEIEDLTARLDDLGGIFLHFEEGLEATATFVTAAYALSDHVDMEPPLKQDQVIQLVNSIFSKKSWDSLSEAFSVAGAAATLSNNRFHVPVVVNTHGPPTVSHSQPTLQILVTDVMSQPLASAHVQVESAYSVTSKSIILGQSPFTLNDGIFELNFMSQQPASGYYQFTVSVTGDSRLIANHVELKVKVSTEVAITNMDLSVVDKDQSIGTKTTRVEYPSKAKSAFTADSHQNFAMAFQLVDVNTGIELMPHQTFVRLYNHKTGQEVVFVAEPDTKGLYKFELDAAERKAEFALISGTYSLYLMVGDATLENPILWNVADVVLRFIDEEAPATIQTKTLYIPKPEIQHLFREPEKKPPTVVSNAFTALVLSPLLLLLVLWIKLGANISNFSFSPSTLLFHIGHAALLGLMYVYWTHLNMFQTLKYLAIIGAVTFLAGNRMLAQKAVKRIAAEQSSRLAKYRSLR, from the exons ATGGC GATTACTTTAGCTCTGCAAACAGCCACCCGCCTTTCGCAGCAGGCAGAACTTGGAGGCATACTTGAGGAAATCGAG GATCTGACGGCACGTTTAGATGATCTTGGTGGCATCTTCCTCCATTTTGAGGAAGGACTGGAGGCCACTGCCACGTTTGTTACTGCTGCGTATGCCCTCTCAGATCATGTGGATATGGAGCCACCTCTCAAACAG GACCAAGTCATTCAGCTGGTGAACTCCATTTTCAGCAAGAAGTCGTGGGACTCTCTGTCTGAGGCCTTCAGCGTGGCAGGTGCTGCCGCTACCCTCTCCAACAACCGCTTTCACGTTCCGGTGGTCGTCAACACGCACGGCCCGCCCACCGTGTCGCACAGCCAGCCAACCCTGCAG ATCCTCGTTACTGACGTCATGTCTCAGCCTCTGGCCTCAGCCCACGTGCAAGTGGAATCTGCATATTCTGTAACCTCCAAGAGCATCATTCTTGGCCAATCACCATTCACCCTCAATGA TGGTATCTTTGAACTGAACTTCATGTCCCAGCAACCAGCCAGTGGTTATTACCAGTTCACGGTTTCCGTGACGGGTGATAGTCGCTTGATTGCCAATCATGTTGAG CTCAAGGTGAAAGTGTCAACTGAGGTGGCCATTACCAACATGGACCTCTCCGTGGTGGATAAGGACCAGAGCATTGGCACAAAGACCACCAG GGTGGAGTATCCATCGAAAGCCAAGAGCGCATTCACGGCTGATAGTCACCAGAACTTTGCCATGGCCTTCCAGCTGGTTGATGTCAATACTGGAATTGAACTGATGCCGCACCAG ACTTTCGTCCGGCTGTACAATCACAAAACCGGCCAAGAGGTTGTTTTTGTCGCCGAGCCCGATACCAAGGGCCTGTACAAGTTTGAGTTGGACGCAGCGGAGCGCAAAGCGGAGTTTGCCCTCATCTCTGGTACATATTCCCTGTATCTCATGGTTGGGGATGCCACGCTGGAGAACCCCATCTTGTGGAATGTG GCCGATGTTGTGCTGAGGTTTATTGATGAGGAAGCCCCCGCTACCATTCAAACCAAGACTCTTTACATCCCCAAACCGGAGATCCAA CATTTGTTCCGGGAACCAGAGAAGAAGCCGCCAACGGTTGTTTCCAACGCGTTCACTGCACTCGTCCTGTCTCCTCTGCTGCTTCTGCTCGTCCTG TGGATTAAGCTCGGGGCAAACATTTCCAACTTTAGCTTTTCTCCCAGTACCCTTCTCTTCCATATCGGACATGCAG CTCTGTTGGGCCTGATGTACGTCTACTGGACCCACTTGAACATGTTCCAGACACTTAAGTACCTGGCAATTATCGGCGCTGTCACATTCCTGGCCGGGAACCGCATGCTGGCACAGAAAGCAGTGAAGAG GATTGCCGCTGAGCAAAGTAGTAGGTTGGCAAAGTATAGGAGCCTCCGATAA
- the rpn2 gene encoding dolichyl-diphosphooligosaccharide--protein glycosyltransferase subunit 2 isoform X1 — protein MNLLRLLGLLLLSLARTGAQTLTPGHYLSLPDIARLQNQLNQPVADLESAYYSVVGLTKLGASVPDQEALCQLLKSQLDPTSVDSVFFAAETSRVLSGCEITVSNETRDILLAAVSEDSTMTQIHRAVSALSSLGLPVNSQEVVGALTARINKDDNVMAITLALQTATRLSQQAELGGILEEIEDLTARLDDLGGIFLHFEEGLEATATFVTAAYALSDHVDMEPPLKQDQVIQLVNSIFSKKSWDSLSEAFSVAGAAATLSNNRFHVPVVVNTHGPPTVSHSQPTLQILVTDVMSQPLASAHVQVESAYSVTSKSIILGQSPFTLNDGIFELNFMSQQPASGYYQFTVSVTGDSRLIANHVELKVKVSTEVAITNMDLSVVDKDQSIGTKTTRVEYPSKAKSAFTADSHQNFAMAFQLVDVNTGIELMPHQTFVRLYNHKTGQEVVFVAEPDTKGLYKFELDAAERKAEFALISGTYSLYLMVGDATLENPILWNVADVVLRFIDEEAPATIQTKTLYIPKPEIQHLFREPEKKPPTVVSNAFTALVLSPLLLLLVLWIKLGANISNFSFSPSTLLFHIGHAALLGLMYVYWTHLNMFQTLKYLAIIGAVTFLAGNRMLAQKAVKRIAAEQSSRLAKYRSLR, from the exons ATGAACCTGTTAA GGCTTCTCGGGTTGCTGCTCCTCAGCCTGGCTCGTACTGGAGCCCAGACGCTCACGCCAGGTCACTACCTTTCCCTCCCCGATATTGCTCGACTTCAAAATCAACTGAACCAACCCGTCGCAGACCTGGAGTCGGCCTACTACTCTGTCGTGGGCCTCACCAAACTTGGAGCCTCTGTTCCTGATCAAGAGGCAC TATGCCAGCTTCTGAAATCACAGCTTGATCCCACTAGTGTCGACTCGGTCTTCTTCGCTGCGGAGACCAGCCGAGTCCTATCCGGATGTGAG ATCACTGTGTCCAATGAAACCCGAGACATCCTTCTGGCTGCTGTCAGTGAAGACTCCACCATGACTCAGATTCACAGGGCCGTGAGCGCGCTTAGCTCTCTGGGGCTTCCAGTGAACTCTCAGGAGGTCGTCGGTGCGCTCACAGCTCGCATCAACAAGGACGACAACGTCATGGC GATTACTTTAGCTCTGCAAACAGCCACCCGCCTTTCGCAGCAGGCAGAACTTGGAGGCATACTTGAGGAAATCGAG GATCTGACGGCACGTTTAGATGATCTTGGTGGCATCTTCCTCCATTTTGAGGAAGGACTGGAGGCCACTGCCACGTTTGTTACTGCTGCGTATGCCCTCTCAGATCATGTGGATATGGAGCCACCTCTCAAACAG GACCAAGTCATTCAGCTGGTGAACTCCATTTTCAGCAAGAAGTCGTGGGACTCTCTGTCTGAGGCCTTCAGCGTGGCAGGTGCTGCCGCTACCCTCTCCAACAACCGCTTTCACGTTCCGGTGGTCGTCAACACGCACGGCCCGCCCACCGTGTCGCACAGCCAGCCAACCCTGCAG ATCCTCGTTACTGACGTCATGTCTCAGCCTCTGGCCTCAGCCCACGTGCAAGTGGAATCTGCATATTCTGTAACCTCCAAGAGCATCATTCTTGGCCAATCACCATTCACCCTCAATGA TGGTATCTTTGAACTGAACTTCATGTCCCAGCAACCAGCCAGTGGTTATTACCAGTTCACGGTTTCCGTGACGGGTGATAGTCGCTTGATTGCCAATCATGTTGAG CTCAAGGTGAAAGTGTCAACTGAGGTGGCCATTACCAACATGGACCTCTCCGTGGTGGATAAGGACCAGAGCATTGGCACAAAGACCACCAG GGTGGAGTATCCATCGAAAGCCAAGAGCGCATTCACGGCTGATAGTCACCAGAACTTTGCCATGGCCTTCCAGCTGGTTGATGTCAATACTGGAATTGAACTGATGCCGCACCAG ACTTTCGTCCGGCTGTACAATCACAAAACCGGCCAAGAGGTTGTTTTTGTCGCCGAGCCCGATACCAAGGGCCTGTACAAGTTTGAGTTGGACGCAGCGGAGCGCAAAGCGGAGTTTGCCCTCATCTCTGGTACATATTCCCTGTATCTCATGGTTGGGGATGCCACGCTGGAGAACCCCATCTTGTGGAATGTG GCCGATGTTGTGCTGAGGTTTATTGATGAGGAAGCCCCCGCTACCATTCAAACCAAGACTCTTTACATCCCCAAACCGGAGATCCAA CATTTGTTCCGGGAACCAGAGAAGAAGCCGCCAACGGTTGTTTCCAACGCGTTCACTGCACTCGTCCTGTCTCCTCTGCTGCTTCTGCTCGTCCTG TGGATTAAGCTCGGGGCAAACATTTCCAACTTTAGCTTTTCTCCCAGTACCCTTCTCTTCCATATCGGACATGCAG CTCTGTTGGGCCTGATGTACGTCTACTGGACCCACTTGAACATGTTCCAGACACTTAAGTACCTGGCAATTATCGGCGCTGTCACATTCCTGGCCGGGAACCGCATGCTGGCACAGAAAGCAGTGAAGAG GATTGCCGCTGAGCAAAGTAGTAGGTTGGCAAAGTATAGGAGCCTCCGATAA
- the rpn2 gene encoding dolichyl-diphosphooligosaccharide--protein glycosyltransferase subunit 2 isoform X2, which yields MNLLRLLGLLLLSLARTGAQTLTPGHYLSLPDIARLQNQLNQPVADLESAYYSVVGLTKLGASVPDQEALCQLLKSQLDPTSVDSVFFAAETSRVLSGCEITVSNETRDILLAAVSEDSTMTQIHRAVSALSSLGLPVNSQEVVGALTARINKDDNVMAITLALQTATRLSQQAELGGILEEIEDLTARLDDLGGIFLHFEEGLEATATFVTAAYALSDHVDMEPPLKQDQVIQLVNSIFSKKSWDSLSEAFSVAGAAATLSNNRFHVPVVVNTHGPPTVSHSQPTLQILVTDVMSQPLASAHVQVESAYSVTSKSIILGQSPFTLNDGIFELNFMSQQPASGYYQFTVSVTGDSRLIANHVELKVKVSTEVAITNMDLSVVDKDQSIGTKTTRVEYPSKAKSAFTADSHQNFAMAFQLVDVNTGIELMPHQTFVRLYNHKTGQEVVFVAEPDTKGLYKFELDAAERKAEFALISGTYSLYLMVGDATLENPILWNVADVVLRFIDEEAPATIQTKTLYIPKPEIQHLFREPEKKPPTVVSNAFTALVLSPLLLLLVLWIKLGANISNFSFSPSTLLFHIGHAALLGLMYVYWTHLNMFQTLKYLAIIGAVTFLAGNRMLAQKAVKRTEKK from the exons ATGAACCTGTTAA GGCTTCTCGGGTTGCTGCTCCTCAGCCTGGCTCGTACTGGAGCCCAGACGCTCACGCCAGGTCACTACCTTTCCCTCCCCGATATTGCTCGACTTCAAAATCAACTGAACCAACCCGTCGCAGACCTGGAGTCGGCCTACTACTCTGTCGTGGGCCTCACCAAACTTGGAGCCTCTGTTCCTGATCAAGAGGCAC TATGCCAGCTTCTGAAATCACAGCTTGATCCCACTAGTGTCGACTCGGTCTTCTTCGCTGCGGAGACCAGCCGAGTCCTATCCGGATGTGAG ATCACTGTGTCCAATGAAACCCGAGACATCCTTCTGGCTGCTGTCAGTGAAGACTCCACCATGACTCAGATTCACAGGGCCGTGAGCGCGCTTAGCTCTCTGGGGCTTCCAGTGAACTCTCAGGAGGTCGTCGGTGCGCTCACAGCTCGCATCAACAAGGACGACAACGTCATGGC GATTACTTTAGCTCTGCAAACAGCCACCCGCCTTTCGCAGCAGGCAGAACTTGGAGGCATACTTGAGGAAATCGAG GATCTGACGGCACGTTTAGATGATCTTGGTGGCATCTTCCTCCATTTTGAGGAAGGACTGGAGGCCACTGCCACGTTTGTTACTGCTGCGTATGCCCTCTCAGATCATGTGGATATGGAGCCACCTCTCAAACAG GACCAAGTCATTCAGCTGGTGAACTCCATTTTCAGCAAGAAGTCGTGGGACTCTCTGTCTGAGGCCTTCAGCGTGGCAGGTGCTGCCGCTACCCTCTCCAACAACCGCTTTCACGTTCCGGTGGTCGTCAACACGCACGGCCCGCCCACCGTGTCGCACAGCCAGCCAACCCTGCAG ATCCTCGTTACTGACGTCATGTCTCAGCCTCTGGCCTCAGCCCACGTGCAAGTGGAATCTGCATATTCTGTAACCTCCAAGAGCATCATTCTTGGCCAATCACCATTCACCCTCAATGA TGGTATCTTTGAACTGAACTTCATGTCCCAGCAACCAGCCAGTGGTTATTACCAGTTCACGGTTTCCGTGACGGGTGATAGTCGCTTGATTGCCAATCATGTTGAG CTCAAGGTGAAAGTGTCAACTGAGGTGGCCATTACCAACATGGACCTCTCCGTGGTGGATAAGGACCAGAGCATTGGCACAAAGACCACCAG GGTGGAGTATCCATCGAAAGCCAAGAGCGCATTCACGGCTGATAGTCACCAGAACTTTGCCATGGCCTTCCAGCTGGTTGATGTCAATACTGGAATTGAACTGATGCCGCACCAG ACTTTCGTCCGGCTGTACAATCACAAAACCGGCCAAGAGGTTGTTTTTGTCGCCGAGCCCGATACCAAGGGCCTGTACAAGTTTGAGTTGGACGCAGCGGAGCGCAAAGCGGAGTTTGCCCTCATCTCTGGTACATATTCCCTGTATCTCATGGTTGGGGATGCCACGCTGGAGAACCCCATCTTGTGGAATGTG GCCGATGTTGTGCTGAGGTTTATTGATGAGGAAGCCCCCGCTACCATTCAAACCAAGACTCTTTACATCCCCAAACCGGAGATCCAA CATTTGTTCCGGGAACCAGAGAAGAAGCCGCCAACGGTTGTTTCCAACGCGTTCACTGCACTCGTCCTGTCTCCTCTGCTGCTTCTGCTCGTCCTG TGGATTAAGCTCGGGGCAAACATTTCCAACTTTAGCTTTTCTCCCAGTACCCTTCTCTTCCATATCGGACATGCAG CTCTGTTGGGCCTGATGTACGTCTACTGGACCCACTTGAACATGTTCCAGACACTTAAGTACCTGGCAATTATCGGCGCTGTCACATTCCTGGCCGGGAACCGCATGCTGGCACAGAAAGCAGTGAAGAG AACTGAGAAAAAATGA